The following are encoded in a window of Sinomonas cyclohexanicum genomic DNA:
- a CDS encoding PucR family transcriptional regulator: MAQPHKSPGSSQNGKLTISPAKAETVKKLRANVGQLSTTTMRELERSLPWYTRLSADERSALGLVAQNGIAAFVTWYEKPTLPTWILSDVFGAAPTELTRSISLQKALQLIRIVVETVEDQVPHLAPEEDQPALREAVLRYSREVAFAAADVYARAAETRGSWDTRLEALIVDAILRAENTDALRSRIAALGWKAQERFMVVVGSSPLEPSPTYVGELRRAAGRYAQDALVGIQGDRLILILGGLHDPQQAVSRLAELFAPGPVVYGPEAATLTEASASAQAAFAGLSAARAWPNAPRPVSADDLLPERVVAGDDAARRALVQKIYRPLVAASNGLVETLSAYIELGHSLEATARELFVHANTVRYRLRRVCDVTGWDPLIPREAFVLQTALVVGRLAAPAKPAAERHPQRT; this comes from the coding sequence ATGGCCCAGCCGCACAAGTCCCCCGGCAGCTCGCAGAACGGCAAGCTGACCATCTCGCCCGCGAAGGCGGAGACCGTCAAGAAGCTCCGGGCCAACGTCGGCCAGCTCTCGACCACCACGATGCGCGAGCTCGAGCGCTCACTGCCGTGGTACACGCGCCTGAGCGCGGACGAGCGCTCCGCGCTCGGGCTCGTCGCCCAGAACGGCATCGCGGCGTTCGTCACGTGGTACGAGAAGCCGACGCTGCCAACGTGGATCCTCTCCGACGTGTTCGGCGCGGCGCCGACGGAGCTGACGCGGTCCATCAGCCTGCAGAAGGCGCTCCAGCTCATCCGGATCGTCGTCGAGACGGTCGAGGACCAGGTGCCGCACCTCGCACCCGAAGAGGACCAGCCCGCGCTCCGCGAAGCTGTCCTGCGGTACTCGCGGGAGGTGGCGTTTGCGGCGGCCGACGTCTACGCACGCGCCGCGGAGACGCGCGGCTCGTGGGACACGCGTCTCGAGGCGCTCATCGTCGACGCCATCCTGCGGGCGGAGAACACGGACGCGCTGCGCTCACGCATCGCGGCGCTCGGCTGGAAGGCCCAGGAGCGGTTCATGGTGGTGGTGGGCTCGTCTCCCCTCGAGCCGAGCCCGACCTACGTCGGCGAGTTGCGGCGCGCCGCCGGCAGGTATGCGCAGGACGCGCTCGTGGGCATCCAGGGCGACCGTCTGATCCTCATCCTCGGGGGCCTGCACGACCCACAGCAGGCGGTGTCCCGACTGGCCGAGCTGTTCGCCCCAGGGCCGGTGGTCTACGGGCCCGAGGCGGCGACCCTGACGGAGGCGAGCGCGTCGGCGCAGGCCGCCTTCGCGGGCCTCTCGGCCGCCCGGGCGTGGCCCAACGCTCCGCGGCCGGTCTCCGCTGACGACCTGCTCCCGGAGCGGGTCGTCGCGGGCGACGACGCCGCGCGGCGCGCCCTGGTGCAGAAGATCTACCGGCCCCTCGTGGCCGCCTCGAATGGGCTGGTGGAGACACTCAGCGCCTATATCGAGCTCGGCCATTCGCTCGAGGCGACCGCACGCGAGCTGTTCGTCCACGCCAACACCGTGCGCTACCGCCTGCGCCGCGTCTGCGACGTCACAGGGTGGGACCCGTTGATCCCGCGGGAGGCGTTCGTGCTGCAGACCGCGCTCGTGGTGGGGCGCCTCGCGGCGCCCGCGAAACCGGCCGCCGAACGCCACCCGCAGCGCACCTGA
- a CDS encoding ACP S-malonyltransferase, with translation MLAIVCPGQGSQTPGFLAPWLELPAVADRLGALGEVVGLDLVAHGTTSDEETIKDTAVAQPLIVAAGLVAAESIFDAALSDLPVVLAGHSVGEITASALAGVLTAEDAMRFVGVRARGMARAAAVTPTGMSAVVGGERDDVLAAIAAAGAEPANVNGGGQIVAAGTFEQLKALADNPPAKARVIPLKVAGAFHTQHMASAVSDLEALRPELTVSDPTVPLLSNYDGAQVASGSAAVASLIAQVSRPVRWDLCMETLVARGVTGVIELAPAGTLVGLAKRGMPGVKTVAVKTPSDVDAALELFAADASGDAPTTKETV, from the coding sequence GTGTTAGCAATTGTCTGCCCTGGACAGGGCTCGCAGACCCCTGGGTTCCTGGCCCCGTGGCTCGAGCTGCCCGCCGTCGCCGATCGTCTCGGTGCCCTCGGCGAGGTCGTGGGCCTCGATCTTGTGGCCCACGGGACGACGTCCGACGAGGAGACGATCAAGGACACCGCAGTCGCGCAGCCGCTCATCGTGGCCGCCGGGCTGGTCGCCGCGGAGTCGATTTTCGACGCCGCCCTGTCCGACCTCCCCGTCGTGCTCGCAGGCCATTCGGTCGGCGAGATCACCGCCTCCGCCCTCGCCGGTGTGCTGACCGCTGAGGACGCGATGCGGTTCGTGGGCGTGCGTGCCCGGGGCATGGCGCGTGCCGCGGCCGTGACGCCGACCGGGATGAGCGCCGTCGTGGGCGGAGAACGGGACGACGTCCTCGCCGCCATCGCCGCTGCGGGCGCCGAGCCGGCCAACGTCAACGGTGGCGGCCAGATCGTCGCGGCCGGCACCTTCGAGCAGCTCAAGGCCCTCGCGGACAACCCGCCCGCCAAGGCGCGAGTCATCCCCCTCAAGGTGGCCGGCGCGTTCCACACGCAGCACATGGCCTCCGCGGTCTCGGACCTCGAGGCGCTCCGCCCGGAGTTGACCGTGAGCGACCCGACCGTGCCGCTCCTGTCCAACTACGACGGCGCCCAGGTCGCCTCGGGTAGCGCGGCCGTCGCGAGCCTCATCGCGCAGGTCTCCCGCCCCGTCCGGTGGGACCTGTGCATGGAGACCCTCGTGGCGCGCGGCGTCACCGGTGTGATCGAACTGGCCCCGGCGGGAACCCTCGTGGGCCTCGCCAAGCGCGGCATGCCGGGTGTGAAGACCGTGGCTGTCAAGACCCCTTCCGACGTCGACGCCGCACTCGAGCTGTTCGCCGCCGACGCCTCGGGCGACGCCCCGACCACAAAGGAGACGGTGTGA
- a CDS encoding beta-ketoacyl-ACP synthase III, translating into MSTPTLKQHQTHEHARILGIGGYRPSVVVTNDDVCQWIDSSDEWIRQRTGIVTRRRAPEDISVLDMAEGAAREALASAGIEASQLGAVIVSTVSHPYATPSAAAALADRLGATPAPAYDISAACAGYCYGIAQGDALVRAGSADYVLVVGAEKLSDFIDNTERSISFLLGDGAGAVVIGPSDTPGIGPSVWGSDGSKWSTIGMTHSLLDVRDLSDEAERNGASNAAAVLGTEAKIWPTLRQDGQSVFRWAVWEMAKVARRALDAAGIEPEDLGAFIPHQANMRIIDEMVKQLKLPDTVMVGRDIADAGNTSAASIPLATIRLLEEHPELHGKLALQIGFGAGLVFGAQVVTLP; encoded by the coding sequence GTGAGCACGCCAACCCTCAAGCAGCATCAGACACACGAGCACGCCAGGATCCTCGGCATCGGCGGCTACCGCCCCTCGGTGGTCGTCACCAATGACGACGTGTGCCAGTGGATCGACTCGTCAGACGAGTGGATCCGCCAGCGCACCGGCATTGTGACGCGGCGCCGGGCCCCCGAAGACATCAGCGTTCTCGACATGGCCGAGGGTGCCGCCCGCGAGGCGCTCGCCTCCGCCGGCATCGAGGCCAGCCAGCTCGGCGCGGTCATCGTCTCGACCGTCTCCCACCCCTACGCCACGCCGTCTGCGGCAGCGGCGCTGGCCGACCGGCTGGGCGCGACGCCGGCACCGGCCTATGACATCTCCGCCGCATGCGCGGGGTACTGCTACGGCATCGCCCAGGGCGACGCCCTGGTCCGCGCGGGCTCGGCCGACTACGTGCTCGTGGTCGGCGCCGAGAAGCTCAGCGACTTCATCGACAACACCGAACGCAGCATCTCGTTCCTGCTCGGCGACGGCGCCGGGGCGGTCGTGATCGGCCCGTCCGACACTCCGGGCATCGGCCCGTCGGTATGGGGGTCCGACGGCAGCAAGTGGAGCACGATCGGCATGACCCATTCGCTCCTGGACGTGCGGGACCTCTCCGATGAGGCCGAGCGCAACGGCGCGAGCAACGCCGCGGCGGTCCTCGGCACCGAGGCCAAGATCTGGCCGACGCTGCGCCAGGACGGTCAGAGCGTCTTCCGGTGGGCCGTGTGGGAGATGGCGAAGGTGGCGCGCCGCGCCCTGGACGCCGCGGGCATCGAGCCCGAGGATCTCGGCGCATTCATCCCCCATCAGGCGAACATGCGCATCATCGACGAGATGGTCAAGCAGCTCAAGCTGCCCGACACCGTCATGGTTGGCCGCGACATCGCCGACGCGGGGAACACCTCCGCCGCATCCATCCCGCTCGCCACCATTCGGCTGCTCGAGGAGCACCCCGAGCTCCATGGCAAGCTGGCCCTGCAGATCGGATTCGGCGCCGGGCTCGTGTTCGGTGCCCAGGTTGTGACCCTGCCCTGA
- a CDS encoding acyl carrier protein → MATNEEILAGLAEIVNEETGLATDAVQLDKSFTDDLDIDSISMMTIVVNAEEKFGVRIPDEEVKNLTTVGDAVDFIAKAQA, encoded by the coding sequence ATGGCAACGAACGAAGAGATCCTCGCCGGTCTGGCCGAGATCGTCAACGAGGAGACGGGCCTCGCCACCGACGCGGTCCAGCTCGACAAGTCCTTCACGGATGACCTCGACATCGACTCGATCTCGATGATGACCATCGTGGTCAACGCCGAGGAGAAGTTCGGCGTCCGCATCCCCGACGAGGAGGTCAAGAACCTCACGACGGTTGGCGACGCGGTCGACTTCATCGCCAAGGCCCAGGCCTAA
- a CDS encoding beta-ketoacyl-[acyl-carrier-protein] synthase family protein, with translation MARKVVVTGLGATTPIGGDVPTLWQNALKGVSGVRRLTDDWVEQYELPVKIAAKLSTPAEEVLSRVEMKRMDPSTQYGVIAAREAWKDSGIEEIDHDRLAVAFATGIGGVWTLLNGWDTLKEKGPRRVLPMTVPMLMPNGVAAAVSLDLGARAGAHTPVSACASGTEAMAVGQELIRSGKADVVVVGGAEAAIHPMPLASFAAMQALSKRNDDPEHASRPYDIDRDGFVMGEGAGALVLEAEDHALARGARIYAELAGTSVTADATAQRIDRTRPRPEGLGATRALKAAMFDARIQPEDVVHVNAHATSTPVGDKPEYTALRAAFGAHVDNVAVSATKSQMGHLLGASGAVEAVLTVLAVKERRAPATINLDHQDPEIPLDVVTTARDLPQGDIVALSNSFGFGGHNAVIVIRNV, from the coding sequence ATGGCGCGCAAAGTTGTTGTGACCGGCCTCGGTGCCACGACGCCGATCGGCGGCGATGTCCCGACCCTGTGGCAGAACGCCCTCAAGGGAGTCTCCGGTGTCCGCCGGCTTACCGACGACTGGGTTGAGCAGTACGAACTGCCTGTCAAGATTGCCGCCAAGCTCTCCACACCCGCGGAGGAAGTCCTCAGCCGCGTCGAGATGAAGCGCATGGACCCTTCCACGCAGTACGGCGTCATCGCCGCCCGCGAGGCGTGGAAGGATTCCGGAATCGAGGAGATCGACCACGATCGGCTCGCCGTTGCCTTCGCCACCGGCATCGGAGGCGTCTGGACCCTGCTGAACGGCTGGGACACGCTCAAGGAGAAGGGCCCCCGGCGGGTCCTGCCGATGACGGTCCCCATGCTCATGCCCAACGGCGTCGCCGCGGCAGTGAGTCTGGACCTGGGCGCCCGTGCGGGCGCCCATACCCCGGTTTCCGCCTGCGCGTCCGGCACCGAGGCGATGGCCGTGGGTCAGGAGCTGATCCGCTCGGGCAAGGCCGACGTGGTCGTTGTGGGAGGCGCCGAGGCGGCCATCCACCCGATGCCGCTCGCCTCGTTCGCCGCGATGCAGGCCCTCTCCAAGCGCAATGACGACCCGGAGCACGCCTCGCGCCCCTACGACATCGACCGCGACGGCTTCGTCATGGGCGAGGGCGCCGGCGCGCTCGTGCTCGAAGCGGAGGACCACGCGCTTGCCCGAGGAGCACGCATCTACGCCGAGCTCGCCGGGACGTCCGTGACCGCGGATGCCACCGCTCAGCGCATCGACCGCACGCGACCGCGACCCGAGGGCCTCGGCGCGACCCGCGCGCTCAAGGCCGCCATGTTCGACGCGAGGATCCAGCCCGAGGACGTCGTCCACGTGAATGCCCACGCTACGTCCACGCCCGTCGGCGACAAGCCCGAGTACACGGCCCTCAGGGCGGCATTCGGCGCCCATGTCGACAACGTGGCGGTCTCGGCGACGAAGTCCCAGATGGGCCACCTCCTCGGCGCCTCCGGCGCCGTCGAGGCCGTTCTGACGGTCCTCGCCGTCAAGGAACGCCGCGCACCCGCCACGATCAACCTCGATCACCAGGATCCGGAGATCCCGCTCGACGTCGTCACAACGGCGCGCGACCTGCCGCAGGGCGACATCGTCGCACTGAGCAATTCGTTCGGATTCGGTGGCCACAATGCGGTGATCGTGATCCGCAACGTCTGA
- a CDS encoding DUF3145 domain-containing protein has protein sequence MSAVKTRGLLFVHSAPSALCPHVEWAIGAVVDKRADLDWTAQPAAPGMFRAEFSWVGAPGTGAQLASALRGWAHLRYEVTEEPSAGVDGARWSHTPELGIFHGMTDVHGNIVISEDRIRYAYESGAGDPTVVYHELSLALGEAWDEELEPFRHAAEGAPVRWLHQVG, from the coding sequence ATGTCTGCAGTGAAGACCCGCGGTCTGCTGTTCGTGCACTCAGCACCGAGCGCGCTGTGCCCCCACGTCGAGTGGGCCATCGGCGCGGTCGTTGACAAGCGTGCGGACCTCGACTGGACGGCTCAGCCAGCCGCTCCGGGGATGTTCCGCGCCGAATTCTCTTGGGTGGGTGCTCCCGGGACTGGTGCGCAGCTCGCGTCCGCGCTCCGCGGCTGGGCCCACCTCCGCTACGAGGTGACTGAGGAGCCCAGCGCCGGCGTGGACGGGGCACGCTGGTCCCACACGCCCGAACTCGGCATCTTCCACGGCATGACCGATGTCCACGGCAACATCGTCATCTCGGAGGACCGGATCCGCTACGCCTACGAGTCCGGCGCGGGCGACCCGACGGTCGTCTATCACGAGCTGTCGCTTGCGCTCGGCGAGGCGTGGGACGAGGAGCTCGAGCCATTCCGGCACGCTGCCGAGGGCGCCCCTGTGCGCTGGCTCCACCAAGTGGGCTAG
- a CDS encoding tyrosine recombinase XerC: MARPLDAFLRYLALERARSEHTVRAYEADLRSMLASAADDGAVDLSSVDLPMLRRWLGRQSEAGLARSTLARRSAAARSFLAWAAREGHVDADPSIRLAAPKRQQHLPEVLHRDQAERLVGDAVAAAQDGDPAAVRDMALLELLYATGVRVGELVGLDIDDIDLERRTLRVLGKGNKERTVPFGAPAADALVRWLGARMALATAGSGAALFLGKRGGRLGQRQARDVVDRALRELGDTSASGPHTLRHTAATHLLDGGADLRSVQELLGHASLATTQLYTHVSVERLRASYLASHPRA, translated from the coding sequence ATGGCACGCCCACTCGATGCCTTCCTGCGCTACCTCGCCCTCGAACGGGCTCGTTCTGAGCACACCGTCCGGGCCTACGAGGCCGACCTCCGCTCTATGCTCGCCTCGGCTGCAGACGATGGCGCCGTGGACCTGAGCAGCGTGGACCTGCCGATGCTGAGGCGGTGGTTGGGCCGGCAGAGCGAGGCGGGCCTGGCGCGGTCCACCCTCGCGCGCCGGTCCGCGGCCGCGAGGTCGTTCCTCGCGTGGGCGGCGCGGGAAGGGCACGTCGACGCCGACCCGTCGATCCGCCTCGCCGCGCCCAAGCGCCAGCAGCACCTGCCCGAGGTGCTGCACAGGGACCAGGCCGAGCGGCTCGTGGGAGACGCCGTGGCCGCCGCGCAGGACGGCGACCCCGCAGCCGTGCGTGACATGGCTCTCCTCGAGCTGCTCTACGCGACCGGAGTCCGCGTCGGCGAGCTGGTCGGCCTCGACATCGATGACATCGACCTCGAACGCAGGACCTTGCGCGTGCTCGGCAAGGGCAACAAGGAACGGACCGTCCCCTTCGGCGCCCCCGCGGCCGACGCGCTCGTCCGCTGGCTCGGCGCCCGCATGGCCCTCGCCACTGCCGGCAGCGGGGCCGCGCTCTTCCTCGGCAAGCGCGGGGGCCGGCTCGGACAGCGCCAGGCGCGCGACGTCGTCGACCGCGCCCTTCGCGAACTCGGTGACACCTCAGCCAGCGGGCCCCATACGCTGAGGCACACTGCAGCCACCCACCTCCTCGACGGCGGAGCCGACCTCCGCAGCGTCCAGGAGCTGCTGGGCCACGCGAGCCTCGCCACGACGCAGCTGTACACCCACGTATCCGTCGAGAGGCTCCGGGCGAGCTATCTTGCGTCACATCCGCGGGCCTAA
- the dprA gene encoding DNA-processing protein DprA encodes MSIQHQARGGWLGSADGGDMDQTRVARAALSRLFEPLDPMGTLLVEAFGPAEALRIATGGASGAEIAEMAAVLDPSGGRQGRSSTSAPLGTLAGALERWRPRVSQLAPERDLETIARFGGRIVTPEDREWPAGFRDLGAEAPLCLWVRGEEPLPATDRSVAVVGSRDATGYGLSVAGELARGLADLGVTIVSGGAYGIDGQAHRAALTSSGPSVPTVAILAGGVDRYYPSGHEELLREVARRGHLVSELPPGASPSKHRFLKRNRLIAAMSALTIVVEARWRSGALSTARRAVELGRHVAAVPGSVYSANSAGCHRLLREGATCVTEAKEAFELISPTGEGLVEDQATPSRPHDGLSLVDLMVLEALPVRRGSEVEHLAVVAGLSEAEIRAGLGRLSLLGLAERTEGGWHRTRSAH; translated from the coding sequence ATGAGCATCCAACATCAGGCACGCGGCGGCTGGCTCGGCTCCGCAGACGGGGGAGACATGGACCAGACACGCGTTGCACGGGCGGCCCTCTCTCGCCTGTTCGAGCCTCTCGACCCAATGGGGACTCTGCTCGTGGAGGCTTTCGGTCCCGCGGAGGCCCTGCGGATCGCGACCGGCGGCGCCTCCGGCGCCGAGATCGCCGAGATGGCGGCGGTGCTCGATCCGTCCGGCGGGAGGCAGGGACGATCGAGCACGTCGGCGCCGCTGGGCACCCTGGCGGGGGCCCTCGAGAGGTGGCGGCCCAGAGTGTCCCAGCTTGCGCCCGAGCGGGACCTCGAGACGATCGCCAGGTTCGGGGGCAGGATCGTAACGCCGGAGGACCGCGAGTGGCCGGCCGGGTTCAGAGACTTGGGCGCCGAGGCCCCTCTCTGCCTATGGGTCCGCGGGGAGGAGCCGCTGCCCGCTACGGACCGGAGCGTGGCCGTCGTCGGATCACGGGATGCCACGGGATATGGGCTCTCGGTCGCGGGGGAGCTGGCCCGTGGCCTCGCGGACCTGGGCGTGACCATCGTCAGCGGGGGTGCGTACGGCATCGACGGGCAGGCCCACCGTGCCGCCCTGACATCCTCCGGTCCCTCCGTGCCAACGGTGGCGATCCTCGCGGGCGGGGTGGACCGCTACTACCCGTCGGGCCACGAGGAGCTCCTCCGTGAGGTGGCCAGACGAGGGCATCTCGTCTCCGAGTTGCCGCCCGGGGCTTCGCCATCCAAACATCGCTTCCTGAAGAGGAATCGCCTCATCGCGGCGATGTCCGCCCTCACCATCGTGGTGGAGGCCCGCTGGCGTTCTGGGGCCCTGAGCACCGCCCGCCGGGCCGTCGAGCTGGGGCGTCACGTCGCGGCCGTCCCCGGATCCGTGTACAGCGCCAACTCGGCGGGGTGCCACCGGCTCCTGAGGGAGGGGGCCACGTGCGTCACCGAGGCGAAGGAAGCCTTCGAACTCATCTCCCCGACCGGCGAGGGGCTCGTGGAAGACCAAGCGACACCGTCGAGGCCCCACGACGGCCTCTCGCTCGTGGACCTCATGGTTCTCGAAGCGCTCCCCGTCCGGCGAGGCTCCGAGGTCGAACACCTCGCGGTGGTCGCGGGCCTGAGCGAGGCGGAGATCCGGGCAGGACTCGGAAGACTGTCCCTGCTCGGTCTCGCCGAGCGTACCGAGGGCGGCTGGCACCGGACGCGCAGCGCCCACTAG
- a CDS encoding YifB family Mg chelatase-like AAA ATPase gives MSGVGRALGVALVGLNGYLVEVEADIGQSLPNFVLLGLPDSALSEARERIRSAAKNSGLPLSRRKITVNLVPASLPKRGTGFDLAIAVASLAAGGDLRPPAGVVFLAELGLDGQLRPVRGVLPAVMAAVRASRPDVVVATANAHEASLVPGARVHAYESLGHLALDLGADPAAVSIPPARDAAPSGPVGPARSRSLLGEPDLRDVAGQSEARAAVEVAAAGGHHLMLVGPPGAGKTMLAERLPGILPDLDDEAAMEVTAIHSLSGVPGSREDLIRRPPFESPHHTASAPAIIGGGSGLPRPGAASRAHRGVLFLDEAPEYDRRVLDSLREPLESGELVIHRMAGTAAYPARFQLVLAANPCPCGKGTGKGLDCTCSAQAKMRYFGRISGPLMDRVDIQLPVSKVSAVDFGAGAIGETTADVAARVLEARRRQADRLQPFGLETNAQVPGRLLRGQLRLDPGATGMLDRAMITNTLTARGFDRVLRLAWSVADLAGIDRPGSDEVGQALMLRQAVMAA, from the coding sequence ATGTCCGGGGTCGGGAGGGCGCTTGGGGTGGCGCTCGTGGGGCTCAACGGCTATCTCGTCGAGGTCGAGGCGGACATCGGCCAGAGCCTCCCCAACTTTGTGCTCCTCGGGCTGCCGGACTCCGCCCTGAGCGAGGCCCGCGAGCGGATCCGCAGCGCAGCGAAGAACAGCGGACTGCCGCTGAGCCGGCGCAAGATCACGGTGAACCTCGTTCCGGCCTCCCTGCCCAAGCGAGGGACGGGCTTCGATTTGGCCATTGCTGTGGCCTCTCTCGCGGCGGGCGGGGATCTCCGGCCGCCGGCGGGCGTCGTGTTCCTCGCCGAGCTCGGCCTCGACGGCCAGCTCCGGCCGGTGCGGGGCGTGCTCCCCGCGGTGATGGCGGCCGTGCGGGCCAGCCGGCCCGATGTGGTGGTCGCAACGGCGAACGCGCACGAGGCGTCCCTCGTGCCGGGTGCCCGCGTGCACGCGTACGAGTCTCTCGGGCACCTCGCGCTCGATCTCGGAGCGGATCCGGCGGCCGTCTCGATCCCACCGGCCCGGGATGCGGCGCCGTCCGGGCCCGTTGGTCCGGCCCGGTCACGGTCCCTCCTCGGCGAGCCGGACCTGCGCGATGTGGCCGGCCAGTCCGAGGCCCGCGCGGCGGTCGAAGTCGCCGCTGCAGGCGGCCATCACCTCATGCTCGTCGGGCCCCCGGGTGCTGGCAAGACGATGCTCGCGGAGCGGCTTCCCGGCATCCTGCCGGACCTTGACGACGAGGCTGCCATGGAAGTGACGGCGATCCACTCCCTCTCCGGGGTACCCGGCAGCCGGGAGGACCTGATCCGCCGTCCACCCTTCGAGAGTCCCCACCACACAGCCAGCGCCCCCGCGATCATCGGCGGCGGGTCGGGGCTGCCCCGGCCCGGGGCCGCGTCCCGGGCCCACCGCGGCGTCTTGTTCCTCGACGAGGCCCCCGAGTATGACCGGCGTGTCCTGGACTCGCTGCGGGAGCCGCTTGAGAGCGGTGAGCTCGTGATCCACCGCATGGCTGGGACGGCGGCGTACCCGGCGCGGTTTCAGCTCGTCCTTGCGGCGAACCCATGTCCATGTGGCAAAGGCACCGGCAAGGGCCTGGACTGCACGTGCAGCGCACAGGCCAAGATGCGGTACTTCGGGCGGATCTCCGGCCCACTCATGGACCGAGTCGACATCCAGCTGCCGGTGAGCAAGGTCTCGGCGGTCGACTTCGGTGCCGGTGCGATCGGCGAGACCACGGCGGACGTTGCCGCTCGGGTGCTGGAGGCCAGGAGGAGGCAGGCTGACCGGCTTCAGCCGTTCGGGCTCGAGACCAACGCGCAGGTCCCTGGGCGGCTGCTGCGTGGTCAGCTCCGCCTCGATCCGGGCGCCACCGGAATGCTGGACCGGGCCATGATCACGAACACCCTCACCGCCCGCGGCTTCGATCGCGTGCTCCGGCTTGCCTGGTCTGTGGCCGATCTCGCGGGCATCGACCGGCCCGGCAGCGACGAAGTGGGGCAGGCACTCATGCTGAGGCAGGCGGTGATGGCGGCATGA
- a CDS encoding YraN family protein, translated as MRAKDRLGQRGERLAEDYLREAGAAILDRNWRCRDGELDIVAADAGTLVAVEVKSRRSWDFGHPFEAVGPAKLGRLVRLLAAWASAHGVDGGPRRVDVIAVTGPPGSQPVIEHLRGVA; from the coding sequence ATGAGAGCCAAGGACAGACTCGGTCAGCGCGGGGAACGTCTCGCGGAGGACTATCTGCGGGAGGCCGGTGCGGCGATCTTGGACCGCAACTGGCGGTGCCGTGACGGTGAGCTTGACATCGTGGCGGCTGACGCTGGAACGCTTGTCGCTGTTGAGGTGAAGTCGCGGCGCTCGTGGGACTTCGGCCACCCGTTCGAGGCGGTGGGCCCCGCCAAGCTGGGACGCCTGGTGCGGCTGCTCGCGGCGTGGGCATCGGCGCATGGGGTGGATGGCGGTCCGCGGCGTGTTGACGTCATCGCGGTGACCGGGCCCCCGGGGTCTCAGCCCGTGATCGAGCACCTCAGAGGCGTGGCCTGA
- a CDS encoding DUF2469 domain-containing protein: MSAEDLENYETDMELQLYREYRDVISLFSYVVETERRFYLANHVDLQARSADGEVYFDLTLQDAWVWDVYRSARFVKSVRVITFKDVNVEELPKVEDLGLPKGGLGT; the protein is encoded by the coding sequence ATGAGCGCCGAAGACCTTGAGAACTACGAGACCGACATGGAGCTGCAGCTCTACCGCGAGTACCGGGATGTCATCTCGCTGTTCAGCTATGTGGTGGAGACGGAGCGCCGGTTCTACCTCGCCAATCACGTAGACCTCCAGGCTCGCTCGGCGGACGGCGAGGTCTACTTCGACTTGACCCTGCAGGACGCGTGGGTCTGGGATGTCTACCGCAGCGCGCGCTTCGTCAAGAGTGTTCGGGTCATTACCTTCAAGGACGTCAACGTCGAGGAACTGCCGAAGGTCGAGGATCTGGGGCTTCCCAAGGGCGGGCTGGGCACGTAG
- a CDS encoding ribonuclease HII, whose amino-acid sequence MSPRIPLAKAAAAGPRRTTAPTLRFVNRLASAYGPLIAGCDEVGRGALAGPVTVGIVVVDARRVVTRTVLRDSKLLTPERRVELVPMIQSWGVGAAVGHASAEEIDAVGIMEALRLAGLRALDEIAAAGVVPDAVHLDGNYDWLSRGGQGSLFDPQPSRPLSPVQTTIKADLSCQAVAAASILAKVARDSLMVEYGMDDPRFGWAVNKGYATPEHRAAILEYGPTLLHRRSWHLGVLEDGAGADEDAEAADADADGRIGL is encoded by the coding sequence ATGAGCCCGCGGATTCCGCTCGCCAAGGCGGCCGCGGCAGGGCCTCGACGCACGACGGCGCCCACGCTGCGTTTCGTGAACCGGCTCGCCTCGGCCTACGGTCCCCTCATCGCGGGCTGCGACGAGGTGGGACGCGGGGCCCTTGCCGGACCCGTGACGGTCGGGATCGTCGTCGTGGATGCGCGGAGGGTCGTGACCCGGACGGTGCTGCGCGACAGCAAGCTCCTCACCCCCGAGAGGCGTGTGGAGCTCGTGCCGATGATCCAGAGCTGGGGCGTGGGCGCCGCCGTCGGCCACGCAAGCGCCGAGGAGATCGACGCCGTCGGGATCATGGAGGCACTCCGCCTCGCGGGCCTCAGGGCGCTCGACGAGATCGCCGCGGCCGGCGTGGTCCCCGACGCCGTTCACCTCGACGGGAACTACGACTGGCTCTCCCGAGGAGGACAGGGGTCCCTGTTCGACCCGCAGCCATCGCGGCCCCTGTCCCCGGTCCAGACCACCATCAAGGCCGACCTGTCGTGTCAGGCGGTCGCCGCCGCCAGCATCCTGGCGAAGGTGGCGAGGGACTCCCTCATGGTTGAGTACGGCATGGACGACCCGCGGTTCGGGTGGGCCGTGAACAAGGGGTACGCCACCCCCGAGCACCGTGCGGCGATCCTCGAGTACGGCCCGACCCTGCTCCACCGCCGCTCCTGGCACCTCGGTGTGCTGGAGGACGGCGCAGGAGCGGATGAGGACGCCGAGGCGGCCGACGCGGACGCGGATGGAAGGATAGGACTATGA